A genome region from Deinococcus seoulensis includes the following:
- a CDS encoding MDR family oxidoreductase gives MTQHVPASLPDTYRALRVEKTESGTHASLQTLPATALPDGEVVVQVTHSSLNYKDGLAVSGQPGVLRSYPMTPGIDLAGTVLTDSTGRWQTGQDVILTGWGIGERQDGGYATLARVKADWLVAQPEGTDAHWAMSVGTAGFTAMLAVMALEEHGVTPGDGEVLVTGAAGGVGSTAVALLAAAGHTVVASTGRAQEEAYLLGLGASRVIGREELPALKRPLEKERWAGVVDSVGGATLAGAYASTRAHGSLAVCGLAGGSELNASVFPLILRGVNLLGIDSVTCPAARREAAWARLARDLQPGALAAVTHTRPLSDLPALAGQILAGQVRGRTVIDVNG, from the coding sequence ATGACCCAGCACGTTCCTGCCAGCCTGCCCGACACGTACCGCGCCCTGCGCGTCGAGAAGACCGAGAGCGGCACCCACGCCAGCCTCCAGACCCTCCCGGCCACCGCGCTGCCCGACGGTGAGGTCGTCGTGCAGGTCACGCACTCCAGCCTGAACTACAAAGACGGCCTTGCCGTCTCCGGGCAGCCCGGCGTGCTGCGCTCGTACCCCATGACGCCCGGCATCGACCTTGCCGGTACGGTCCTGACCGACAGCACGGGCCGCTGGCAGACCGGGCAGGACGTGATCCTGACCGGCTGGGGCATCGGCGAGCGCCAGGACGGCGGGTACGCCACCCTGGCCCGCGTGAAGGCCGACTGGCTGGTCGCGCAGCCCGAAGGAACGGACGCCCACTGGGCCATGAGTGTCGGCACGGCCGGATTCACCGCCATGCTGGCCGTCATGGCCCTCGAGGAGCACGGCGTGACCCCCGGCGACGGCGAGGTCCTCGTGACCGGCGCGGCGGGCGGCGTGGGCAGCACCGCCGTGGCCCTGCTGGCCGCCGCCGGGCACACCGTGGTCGCCAGCACGGGCCGCGCGCAGGAGGAAGCGTACCTGCTGGGCCTGGGCGCCAGTCGCGTCATCGGCCGCGAGGAACTCCCGGCCCTGAAACGCCCGCTGGAGAAGGAACGCTGGGCAGGCGTGGTGGACAGCGTGGGCGGCGCGACCCTGGCCGGCGCGTACGCCTCCACCCGCGCCCACGGGTCGCTGGCCGTGTGCGGACTGGCGGGCGGCAGCGAACTGAACGCCAGCGTGTTCCCGCTGATCCTGCGCGGCGTGAACCTGCTGGGCATCGACAGCGTCACCTGCCCCGCCGCCCGCCGCGAGGCCGCCTGGGCACGCCTGGCCCGCGACCTGCAACCCGGCGCGCTGGCCGCCGTCACCCACACCCGCCCCCTGAGTGACCTGCCTGCCCTGGCCGGGCAGATCCTCGCCGGACAGGTGCGCGGCCGGACCGTCATCGACGTGAACGGCTGA